One part of the Coffea eugenioides isolate CCC68of chromosome 10, Ceug_1.0, whole genome shotgun sequence genome encodes these proteins:
- the LOC113749553 gene encoding U-box domain-containing protein 28-like, producing MVGDKSTTTTAIGRTTNAAFKRDELYLNLTVPNLFRCPISMDVMKSPVSLCTGVTYDRTSIQAWLSQGHNTCPATMQVLPSTDFTPNLTLRRLIHLYVHHTTSSPPELSPNSSLSSSLRNSLISQPEALELIKNLSSRDTASSATKLVEFVRFSEENRRFVANSAVGVSNLVEILRTSQETQVSDQILLVLEIISPENGVKELLNEKILKSDFDYLSKFFWFFRKGSLSSRIASAKILESIASDADSQRKIAEKQGLLFELYKLSNEETDSNAVEASLSALIAVSTSKTAKKELVRFGIVKTVGEILSGSEAVRPVIEKAVEVLASVATRTDGRAAISEDEGCIMGVVKRLMKCSGVATEHGIVVLWSLCCLARDRTAQEAVLKVNGVTKVLLVMQSDCSAGVREMCGDLVKVLRVKNSKSCLASYETRTTHIMPY from the coding sequence atggtggGCGACAAGAGTACAACAACTACTGCTATAGGTAGAACTACTAATGCTGCTTTTAAAAGAGATGAGTTGTACCTTAATCTTACGGTACCGAACTTATTCCGGTGCCCGATTTCAATGGACGTGATGAAGTCTCCGGTGAGTCTCTGTACCGGCGTCACATACGACCGGACATCCATTCAGGCCTGGCTTTCTCAAGGCCACAATACTTGTCCGGCGACCATGCAGGTTCTTCCGTCCACCGACTTCACTCCAAACCTCACTCTCCGCCGCCTCATTCATCTCTACGTCCACCACACCACCTCCTCGCCACCGGAGCTCAGTCCGAACTCTTCACTGTCGTCGTCTTTGCGAAACTCTCTCATCTCTCAACCGGAAGCGCTCGAGCTCATCAAAAACCTCTCCTCCAGAGACACAGCCTCGTCGGCGACAAAGCTCGTCGAATTTGTTAGGTTCTCTGAGGAAAACCGGAGGTTTGTTGCGAATTCAGCCGTCGGAGTGTCCAATTTGGTTGAAATTCTGAGAACTTCCCAAGAAACTCAGGTTTCCGACCAGATTCTTTTGGTGTTGGAGATTATTTCACCGGAAAATGGAGTGAAAGAATTACTGAACgaaaagattttgaaaagcgATTTCGATTACTTGTCCAAATTCTTCTGGTTTTTTCGGAAAGGTAGCTTGAGCTCGAGGATTGCATCCGCGAAGATTCTCGAATCAATCGCTTCTGACGccgattctcaaaggaaaatcGCCGAAAAACAAGGATTATTATTCGAATTATACAAATTAAGCAACGAAGAAACCGATAGCAACGCCGTCGAAGCAAGTTTATCAGCTCTGATCGCAGTATCAACCTCGAAAACGGCGAAAAAGGAGCTGGTCCGGTTCGGAATCGTTAAAACCGTAGGGGAGATTCTATCCGGTTCAGAAGCGGTTCGACCGGTTATAGAAAAGGCCGTGGAGGTATTGGCATCAGTTGCCACGCGTACGGACGGGAGAGCTGCGATTAGTGAAGACGAGGGGTGTATTATGGGAGTGGTTAAGAGATTAATGAAGTGTTCGGGTGTGGCGACGGAGCATGGGATTGTGGTGCTCTGGAGCTTGTGCTGCTTGGCTCGAGATCGGACGGCTCAGGAGGCTGTGTTGAAAGTCAACGGCGTGACCAAAGTGTTGTTGGTGATGCAGAGTGATTGTAGCGCCGGCGTGAGGGAAATGTGTGGTGACTTGGTCAAGGTTTTGAGGGTGAAGAATTCCAAGTCGTGTTTGGCTAGTTATGAAACTAGGACCACACATATCATGCCTTATTGA
- the LOC113750685 gene encoding PH, RCC1 and FYVE domains-containing protein 1-like, with the protein MTSSSSSSPSRQSYTGEGFLSFISKDGAEVATLQREGKGQGQQGLRRNGKGWWGDGVAVAEGKGRGEGGAGPAGQRAVRELGRLPPGVYDTENIRLPYLPNGLEPNGIQYPNSNGEHHSRSDSNSSYLASQISGDSTINGVQGISELPRDSCGSNETNQSNQAQGLLTPYGRDRLADLRVPNGNQDCQARNSGASEAGNKGGPFQDGENGSKSRITVVPGNVNQVEAEWIEQYEPGVYITLVALRDGTRDLKRVRFSRRRFGEHQAETWWSENREKVYERYNVRGSDKASVSGQTARRSEGNVSPSSQI; encoded by the exons ATGACGTCGTCTTCATCATCATCGCCGTCCCGCCAATCGTATACAGGAGAAGGCTTTCTCTCGTTCATCTCCAAGGATGGAGCGGAGGTCGCTACTCTGCAG AGGGAGGGGAAGGGGCAAGGGCAGCAGGGGCTACGGCGCAATGGGAAGGGCTGGTGGGGGGATGGGGTGGCTGTTGCAGAGGGGAAGGGAAGGGGAGAGGGTGGCGCCGGACCAGCTGGGCAGAGGGCGGTGCGCGAGCTGGGAAG ATTGCCACCAGGTGTTTATGATACTGAAAACATCAGGCTACCTTACCTACCTAATGGTTTGGAGCCAAATGGCATACAATATCCAAATTCAAATGGAGAACATCATTCCAGATCCGATTCTAACAGCTCTTATCTGGCCTCTCAAATCAGTGGTGACTCCACAATTAATGGCGTGCAAGGTATTAGTGAATTGCCCAGGGATTCATGTGGAAGCAACGAAACCAATCAAAGCAATCAAGCTCAGGGACTTTTAACCCCATATGGGAGGGATCGTCTCGCGGATCTTAGAGTTCCTAACGGGAATCAAGATTGTCAGGCACGCAACAGTGGTGCTTCTGAAGCTGGAAATAAAGGTGGGCCTTTCCAAGATGGAGAAAATGGCTCAAAGTCTAGAATTACTGTAGTTCCTGGTAATGTCAATCAAGTTGAGGCTGAGTGGATTGAGCAATATGAGCCTGGTGTGTATATAACACTGGTAGCCCTTCGAGATGGTACCAGAGACCTGAAACGAGTGCGCTTCAG TCGAAGGAGATTCGGAGAACATCAAGCAGAGACTTGGTGGTCAGAGAACCGTGAAAAAGTTTATGAGAGGTATAACGTGCGCGGATCCGACAAGGCATCAGTTTCTGGGCAGACTGCCCGCAGGTCAGAAGGAAATGTCTCACCATCTTCACAAATTTAG